A DNA window from Arachis duranensis cultivar V14167 chromosome 3, aradu.V14167.gnm2.J7QH, whole genome shotgun sequence contains the following coding sequences:
- the LOC107480488 gene encoding beta carbonic anhydrase 5, chloroplastic — MVIACADSRVCPSHILGFHPGEAFMIRNVGNLVPPFESGPSETNAALEFAVNTLEVEHILVIGHSCCGGIRALMSMQDDANESSSSSFINSWVVVGKNARIKTEAAASQLNFDQQCSHCEKESVNNSLLNLLTYPWIEEKVANGKLNVHGGYYDFIDCSFEKWTMSYRETKMAKNSRIAAVNKMFWC; from the exons ATGGTTATTGCCTGTGCAGATTCTAGGGTTTGCCCCTCTCATATTCTAGGATTTCATCCAGGAGAAGCATTCATGATCCGCAATGTTGGTAATTTGGTTCCTCCCTTTGAG AGTGGGCCGTCTGAAACAAATGCTGCACTAGAATTTGCTGTGAACACCCTTGAA GTTGAGCACATCTTAGTCATTGGCCACAGCTGCTGTGGAGGAATACGTGCCCTTATGAGTATGCAAGATGATGCCAATGAAAG TAGTTCCAGTAGCTTTATAAATAGCTGGGTGGTAGTTGGAAAGAATGCCAGAATCAAAACTGAAGCTGCTGCTTCTCAGCTGAACTTTGATCAACAGTGCAGCCATTGTGAGAAG GAATCGGTTAACAATTCCTTGTTAAACCTACTTACTTATCCATGGATAGAAGAAAAGGTAGCAAATGGAAAACTAAATGTTCATGGTGGTTACTATGACTTTATCGACTGTTCTTTTGAGAAATGGACGATGAGTTACAGGGAAACCAAAATGGCTAAAAATAGCAGAATTGCAGCTGTAAACAAAATGTTTTGGTGCTGA